Proteins from one Methanophagales archaeon genomic window:
- the lysA gene encoding diaminopimelate decarboxylase, translated as MEVEAEARIKTGEGKNRRMSHLYFGGADVVELAEKYGTPLYITDEKRIIENFRSYRTAFDDYDYNTDIYYAVKANGNLAILKLLAREGAGADVFSTGELQLTKLAGIERRKTLFNGNSKSDDDLIAAVESGVRISVDSYDELNALASVSEQLGAEVEIAIRVNPDISADVNPKIATGLKESKFGIPYKDVMKICHAAHRMRNISLRGLHCHIGSQILDVSVFGDAADKMLNLVASLREAGIELEFVDLGGGLGIGYRPEERAIAPTPAELRDAISPAFERKKAAGIAPKLILEPGRSIVGSASILVSRVNTVKHAYKNFVAIDAGFNLLIRPVMYDAYHEVVVANRYSEPCTELYTIVGPICEAGDIIARDRLLPEVKRGDLIAILDTGAYGFSMSSQYNGRPRCAEVLVRDGHADLIRERESFEDLLRNQKVPARLR; from the coding sequence GTGGAAGTGGAAGCGGAAGCAAGAATTAAAACCGGAGAAGGTAAGAATAGAAGAATGAGCCATTTATATTTTGGTGGTGCAGATGTAGTGGAACTGGCAGAGAAGTATGGCACACCACTTTACATAACGGACGAAAAGAGGATAATAGAGAATTTCAGAAGCTATAGAACCGCGTTTGATGATTATGATTACAATACGGACATTTACTATGCAGTGAAAGCGAATGGCAATTTAGCGATATTAAAGCTACTGGCACGTGAAGGTGCAGGTGCTGATGTATTCTCAACAGGAGAACTCCAGCTAACGAAGTTAGCAGGCATAGAGCGGAGGAAGACACTCTTCAATGGCAATTCAAAGAGTGATGACGACCTGATAGCAGCGGTGGAATCGGGTGTACGGATTTCTGTAGATTCGTATGACGAATTGAACGCTTTAGCATCGGTATCTGAGCAGCTTGGGGCTGAAGTGGAGATCGCTATACGTGTAAATCCCGATATATCAGCTGATGTAAATCCTAAGATAGCCACGGGTTTAAAAGAATCGAAGTTCGGTATTCCTTATAAAGATGTGATGAAGATATGCCACGCGGCACACAGAATGCGAAACATCTCTCTTCGGGGTTTACATTGCCATATCGGCTCACAGATATTGGATGTGAGCGTATTTGGTGATGCGGCGGATAAGATGTTGAATCTCGTTGCGAGCCTGCGTGAAGCAGGTATAGAGCTTGAATTTGTAGACCTCGGTGGTGGACTTGGGATAGGATACAGACCTGAGGAGAGGGCGATAGCTCCAACGCCCGCGGAACTCCGTGATGCGATCTCACCTGCATTTGAGCGTAAGAAAGCGGCGGGCATAGCACCAAAATTGATATTGGAACCCGGGCGGTCTATTGTGGGCTCCGCATCCATACTTGTAAGCCGTGTAAATACTGTTAAGCACGCATACAAGAATTTCGTAGCGATAGATGCAGGATTCAATCTCCTGATAAGACCGGTGATGTATGATGCGTATCATGAGGTGGTGGTAGCGAACAGGTATAGCGAGCCATGCACCGAATTGTACACCATTGTGGGGCCCATCTGTGAAGCGGGCGATATAATTGCCCGGGATAGACTACTGCCAGAGGTGAAGAGGGGCGATCTGATCGCGATACTCGATACGGGCGCTTATGGGTTCTCAATGAGTTCTCAGTATAATGGTCGTCCGCGATGTGCGGAAGTGTTGGTCAGAGACGGGCATGCAGACCTGATAAGGGAGAGAGAGAGCTTTGAAGACCTGTTACGGAATCAAAAGGTCCCGGCAAGGTTGAGATGA
- the pheA gene encoding prephenate dehydratase yields the protein MKRTGIGILGPAGTFSEMAALKWVGLKRMNLETEVEMRYYDTILDVSESILSKEVDYGIVPIENSLEGSVGETLDVLSGENAEPGTQMQIVDEILVPIKICLLALNNFDRVKKIVSHPHALAQCKRFLRARCKDKEVKPVDSTAVAAKQASQSEEIAALASETAAVEYHLRIIEENVQDRDSVTRFVVLSSTNMRTAPTGRDKTSILIYLKDRPGALYDVLGEFALRGINLTKIESRPSKRAMGDYMFHIDCEGHIEEEAIKDAIAGIKKRVAMLKILGSYPMAEKL from the coding sequence ATGAAGAGAACAGGTATAGGTATACTGGGTCCTGCGGGGACTTTCTCGGAGATGGCGGCATTGAAATGGGTGGGCTTGAAGAGGATGAATTTAGAGACGGAGGTGGAGATGCGATATTATGATACAATACTGGATGTATCGGAGAGCATACTGAGTAAGGAGGTGGATTATGGGATAGTACCAATAGAGAACTCATTGGAAGGCTCAGTTGGTGAGACCCTGGATGTCTTATCAGGCGAAAATGCCGAACCAGGAACGCAAATGCAGATAGTGGACGAGATTTTAGTGCCAATAAAGATATGCCTGTTGGCATTGAACAATTTTGACCGTGTAAAGAAGATAGTTTCGCATCCGCATGCACTGGCGCAGTGCAAGCGATTCCTGCGTGCGAGATGCAAAGATAAGGAGGTGAAGCCGGTGGATAGTACTGCAGTTGCAGCAAAACAGGCATCACAGTCAGAGGAGATTGCAGCATTAGCGTCAGAAACAGCAGCGGTTGAATATCACCTCAGAATAATAGAAGAGAATGTGCAGGACCGTGATAGTGTAACAAGGTTTGTAGTGCTCTCTTCTACCAACATGCGTACAGCCCCCACAGGACGCGACAAGACTTCTATATTGATCTACCTCAAGGACCGCCCCGGTGCGCTATATGATGTTCTGGGCGAATTTGCACTCAGGGGTATAAATCTCACGAAGATTGAGTCAAGACCTTCAAAGCGAGCTATGGGTGACTACATGTTTCATATAGATTGCGAGGGCCATATAGAGGAAGAGGCGATAAAGGATGCGATAGCAGGCATTAAAAAGCGAGTTGCGATGCTTAAAATCTTAGGGTCTTATCCTATGGCAGAGAAGCTGTAG
- the cobT gene encoding nicotinate-nucleotide--dimethylbenzimidazole phosphoribosyltransferase, producing the protein MNKIEETIKGIAQLDRGAMEAARARQDALTKPQGSLGVLESLSVKVAGITANYKPVLKKKVIITMAADHGIAVEGVSAYPREVTAQMVYNFLRGGAAINVLARHIGARVVVVDMGVAADIDIGEDSGNDNYIFVKKKIGYGTANISKGGAMSYEDAIRSIEGGIEVLEHELEHEKGGRLSIVGVGDMGIGNTTPSSAITAFITGEPVESVTGRGTGLDDNGLANKVKVIKKALEINNPNREDAIDILAKLGGFEIGGMAGVMLAAAAHRIPVVIDGFISGAAALIAYGLSPKIKDYLIASHLSVEAGHRAILNYIGLKPLFNLNMRLGEGTGAALGIWLVDAACRILCEMATFEDAGVSRKE; encoded by the coding sequence ATGAACAAGATAGAAGAGACGATAAAGGGTATAGCTCAGTTAGATAGAGGAGCTATGGAAGCAGCAAGGGCGCGACAGGATGCATTGACGAAGCCACAGGGCAGTTTGGGAGTTCTGGAATCTCTGTCTGTGAAGGTTGCCGGGATTACCGCGAATTATAAGCCTGTACTGAAGAAAAAAGTGATAATAACGATGGCTGCGGATCATGGCATAGCTGTTGAGGGTGTGAGTGCGTATCCAAGGGAAGTGACTGCGCAGATGGTTTATAATTTTTTACGCGGTGGTGCAGCGATAAACGTACTCGCACGGCATATTGGTGCGAGAGTTGTTGTTGTGGATATGGGTGTGGCGGCGGATATAGATATAGGAGAGGATAGCGGGAATGATAATTATATTTTTGTAAAAAAGAAGATTGGGTATGGTACGGCGAATATATCGAAAGGAGGAGCAATGAGTTATGAAGATGCCATTCGCTCGATAGAAGGGGGGATAGAGGTACTGGAGCATGAGCTGGAGCATGAGAAGGGGGGAAGGTTGAGCATAGTTGGTGTTGGTGATATGGGTATAGGAAACACGACACCGAGCAGTGCTATCACTGCATTCATAACCGGTGAACCTGTGGAGAGTGTAACAGGACGTGGTACGGGTCTGGATGATAATGGACTTGCGAATAAGGTAAAAGTAATAAAAAAAGCGTTAGAGATTAATAATCCGAATAGAGAGGATGCAATTGATATATTAGCGAAATTAGGCGGATTTGAGATAGGGGGCATGGCAGGTGTGATGCTTGCTGCTGCGGCTCATCGTATCCCTGTTGTCATAGATGGTTTCATATCCGGTGCCGCCGCACTCATAGCTTATGGGCTCAGTCCGAAGATAAAGGATTATCTCATTGCATCGCATCTATCAGTAGAAGCAGGTCATCGAGCCATCTTGAATTATATCGGGTTAAAACCGCTATTTAATTTGAATATGCGACTTGGCGAGGGAACTGGTGCAGCACTTGGGATATGGCTTGTGGATGCTGCATGTCGGATACTATGTGAGATGGCAACGTTTGAAGATGCGGGAGTATCGAGGAAGGAATAG
- a CDS encoding 2TM domain-containing protein: protein MAEEASLEEYKKAYREVVSEEEKRVFLVHLVVYVLVNAMLIAINFIYSPEAIWFFYPLIGWGIGISIHYLSGVRWIQKELEEKEAKAEYKAREAKRK from the coding sequence ATGGCAGAAGAAGCTTCATTAGAGGAATACAAAAAGGCATATAGGGAAGTAGTGTCGGAGGAGGAGAAAAGAGTCTTTTTGGTTCATCTGGTAGTGTACGTGCTGGTTAACGCTATGTTGATAGCCATTAACTTCATATATTCTCCCGAGGCTATCTGGTTCTTTTATCCACTCATAGGTTGGGGAATAGGTATATCAATACACTATCTATCTGGTGTTCGCTGGATACAAAAAGAGCTTGAGGAGAAGGAAGCGAAAGCGGAATATAAAGCGAGGGAAGCTAAAAGGAAATAG
- a CDS encoding MarC family protein translates to MIEIEIDMCLELVKAFITLFVVMDPPGNVPIFIAVTRVMGREARKRELNHAVVVATLLLLLFAFLGKFVLDVLNISLDSFMVAGGILLLLVSFDLLREHKYLMKEAGRGIGAVPIGTPLLAGPGAITTVMVIIQSRGPFVALFAIFSAIIATKLILGQSERIYKVMGSEGSEVLSRVMGILVAAIAIQFIRDGIVGMIKV, encoded by the coding sequence ATGATAGAAATAGAGATAGATATGTGCCTGGAGCTGGTAAAGGCGTTCATCACTCTATTTGTGGTTATGGACCCGCCGGGAAATGTCCCCATCTTCATCGCGGTAACCCGGGTTATGGGAAGAGAAGCACGTAAGAGGGAGCTTAACCATGCGGTTGTGGTTGCGACATTGCTGCTACTTCTATTCGCATTCCTCGGCAAGTTTGTACTCGATGTTCTGAATATAAGTCTGGATAGTTTCATGGTGGCAGGAGGAATTCTACTCCTCCTCGTATCCTTTGACCTTCTGCGTGAGCATAAGTATCTGATGAAGGAGGCAGGCAGGGGGATAGGTGCAGTGCCAATAGGGACACCTCTACTTGCCGGTCCTGGCGCTATAACAACTGTTATGGTGATTATACAATCCCGAGGCCCTTTTGTTGCTTTATTTGCTATATTCTCCGCTATTATTGCCACTAAATTGATATTGGGGCAGTCAGAGCGAATATATAAGGTAATGGGCAGTGAAGGTTCAGAGGTGTTGAGTCGTGTGATGGGGATACTGGTAGCTGCTATTGCTATACAGTTCATCAGGGACGGGATTGTCGGAATGATTAAGGTTTAG
- a CDS encoding replication factor C small subunit yields MQREEIWTEKYRPWRLEEVVGQSHIIRNLKSYVEKRNLPHLIFSGPAGVGKTAAAVALARELFGDTWSENFTELNASDERGIEVVRNRIKNFARTMPIGDSAFKIIFLDEADALTDAAQSALRRTMERYSGTCRFILSCNYSSKIIEPIQSRCSVYRFKLLPDDAIAARIGYIADKEGLKLLGDSMDAITYVAMGDMRRAINALQSAAVLSNEIRPEMIYGLTATARPEEIEGLIKEAMNGRFIAALDKLADLLDRGISGDEILAQMHRLVISMDIPIRKKVELMDKIGEADFRITEGANERIQLDALIASFFIATN; encoded by the coding sequence ATGCAGCGAGAGGAGATATGGACTGAGAAGTACAGACCATGGAGACTGGAGGAGGTAGTGGGGCAATCGCATATAATACGCAACCTCAAATCGTATGTAGAGAAGAGGAATCTACCGCATCTGATATTCTCAGGACCTGCGGGTGTGGGCAAGACTGCTGCCGCGGTCGCACTGGCACGGGAGCTATTCGGCGATACATGGTCAGAGAACTTCACGGAGTTGAACGCATCGGATGAGCGCGGTATAGAGGTTGTTCGCAACAGGATAAAGAACTTCGCAAGAACCATGCCAATCGGCGATTCGGCATTCAAGATAATCTTCCTTGATGAAGCGGATGCACTGACAGATGCAGCGCAATCGGCATTAAGGAGGACAATGGAGCGATATTCAGGCACCTGTAGGTTCATTCTCAGTTGTAATTACTCTTCTAAGATTATAGAGCCCATACAATCTCGATGCTCAGTATACAGGTTCAAATTGCTACCGGATGATGCTATTGCCGCTCGTATAGGCTACATTGCAGATAAGGAGGGTTTGAAGCTCTTGGGGGATAGTATGGATGCCATAACCTATGTGGCGATGGGTGATATGCGACGTGCGATAAATGCACTTCAAAGTGCAGCAGTGCTGAGCAACGAGATAAGACCGGAGATGATCTACGGGCTAACGGCAACGGCGAGACCGGAAGAGATAGAAGGGTTGATAAAGGAGGCAATGAACGGCAGGTTCATAGCTGCTCTGGATAAGCTTGCGGACTTACTCGATAGAGGGATTTCAGGCGATGAGATACTGGCACAGATGCACCGGCTGGTGATAAGTATGGATATTCCGATACGTAAGAAGGTGGAATTGATGGATAAAATAGGGGAAGCAGACTTCAGGATTACAGAGGGTGCAAATGAGAGAATCCAGCTTGATGCACTAATAGCCTCTTTTTTCATCGCTACCAATTGA
- a CDS encoding DUF63 family protein → MIEEGPTVGLTITWLRDFIFNYYINPIIHDTGYNPANTLTWALVLAPLCIILVLKLLRRFGFAIDEAFIVAVSPYVFLGAALRVVEDAELISPPISYILITPLIYLLLILYAISVLLLAYKLYHRRYKLVFASIGLISLIATLVIIIIFNNVHEHLWLPWVIPAVIGITGAITSIIYVIGTKLHLPFLYSRLNLAALGAHMLDAASSYIGIDLLGYQGKHVLENLIVSYMGTAAGMFILKLGILIPGLYILDTQLGDDSDTELRNILLLAIIIVGLGPGVRNTLRMALGI, encoded by the coding sequence GTGATAGAGGAGGGACCTACGGTGGGGCTAACAATAACATGGCTAAGGGATTTTATCTTCAACTATTATATAAATCCGATAATCCATGACACGGGCTATAATCCTGCAAATACACTAACATGGGCTCTGGTACTCGCTCCGCTCTGTATCATACTCGTCTTGAAGCTACTAAGGAGATTTGGGTTTGCGATAGATGAAGCCTTTATCGTCGCCGTATCACCTTACGTATTCCTCGGCGCTGCTCTCCGTGTCGTAGAAGATGCTGAGTTAATATCACCTCCAATTAGTTATATACTGATCACACCGCTCATATATCTGCTACTCATTCTGTATGCTATCTCAGTTCTCCTCCTTGCTTATAAACTGTACCATAGGCGATATAAACTTGTATTCGCCTCTATCGGCTTGATATCGCTTATCGCAACTCTGGTAATTATAATTATATTCAATAACGTTCACGAGCATTTGTGGCTACCATGGGTTATACCTGCGGTTATTGGCATCACAGGTGCGATTACATCTATAATCTATGTGATAGGAACAAAATTGCATCTGCCCTTCCTCTATAGCAGACTGAACCTCGCTGCACTTGGTGCACACATGCTCGATGCCGCTTCATCTTATATCGGCATTGATCTCCTTGGCTATCAGGGAAAACACGTGTTAGAGAACCTCATAGTCTCTTATATGGGCACAGCAGCAGGTATGTTCATCCTCAAGCTCGGGATACTCATTCCTGGACTGTATATACTCGATACCCAGCTCGGAGACGATAGTGATACAGAGCTCAGGAATATATTATTGCTCGCTATCATCATCGTCGGTCTTGGACCCGGAGTCAGGAACACCCTCAGGATGGCTCTCGGCATTTGA
- a CDS encoding phosphotransacetylase family protein produces MKSLLVSSVEEYSGKSAVIIALGLILRDRGFKVGYFKPFGVGVSRIGNQLIDEDAYNTASVLNTGDDIEDICPIKLDRPYVEFVCSADSRQLKDRIESAYTRICSGKDVVLVEGAVEYKVGKMLGVCDFDISSALDLDILMVVRYTSDFVLDRLMTAKEMFGDRLKFVLFNQLAGYKRTYVRCIAERYLEKGGMKLLGVLPHDPLLAGLSVSEIADALNGEWLVKPRDEDVIIESFLIGAMSPPSALKYFRRARKAALVTGGDRADLQNLALETGNIKCLLLTGHLEPPGTMLGKAEEKEVPVILVADDTLTTMEKVDEIFGKARIKGNAKIERIKELVESNLDLEALMESLSLS; encoded by the coding sequence ATGAAGAGCCTGCTTGTATCATCGGTAGAAGAGTATTCGGGTAAGAGCGCAGTGATAATAGCTCTGGGATTGATATTGCGCGATAGGGGCTTTAAAGTCGGCTATTTTAAGCCATTCGGCGTTGGCGTCTCACGAATAGGTAACCAGCTCATTGATGAAGATGCTTATAACACCGCAAGTGTACTGAATACCGGGGATGATATAGAGGATATCTGCCCCATCAAACTCGACAGACCGTATGTTGAATTCGTATGTTCAGCAGATTCGAGGCAATTGAAGGACCGAATTGAGAGCGCCTATACGAGAATCTGCTCGGGTAAGGATGTTGTGCTCGTTGAAGGCGCTGTTGAATACAAGGTGGGCAAGATGCTGGGAGTTTGTGACTTCGATATCTCTTCTGCGCTTGATCTGGATATCCTCATGGTCGTTCGTTATACGAGTGATTTTGTTCTTGACCGGCTTATGACGGCTAAAGAGATGTTTGGTGACCGGCTCAAGTTCGTTCTCTTCAATCAACTCGCGGGCTATAAGAGAACCTATGTCAGGTGCATAGCGGAGAGATATTTAGAGAAAGGAGGAATGAAACTGCTTGGTGTGCTGCCACATGACCCTCTACTCGCAGGTTTATCTGTGAGTGAAATTGCCGATGCCTTAAATGGTGAATGGCTCGTTAAGCCACGAGATGAGGATGTGATAATCGAAAGCTTCCTGATAGGTGCAATGTCGCCACCTTCGGCATTGAAATATTTCAGACGCGCGAGGAAAGCGGCTCTGGTCACCGGTGGAGACCGTGCGGACCTGCAGAACCTCGCACTCGAAACGGGTAATATCAAGTGCCTTCTCCTGACCGGGCATCTCGAGCCACCGGGCACGATGCTGGGTAAGGCGGAAGAGAAGGAGGTCCCGGTGATTCTCGTTGCTGATGACACACTCACGACAATGGAGAAGGTGGATGAGATATTTGGGAAAGCGCGAATAAAGGGTAATGCGAAGATAGAGCGGATAAAAGAGCTGGTAGAGAGTAATCTTGATTTGGAAGCCTTGATGGAGTCTCTATCACTTTCGTAA
- the map gene encoding type II methionyl aminopeptidase, which yields MEDELELELERILEKYKAAGKILIEVRDAALELVKPGNRLLDVAEFVESSIRDRGGEPAFPCNISRNEEAAHATPSIDDEAVFGEEDLVKLDIGVHIDGYIADSAVTVDLSGKYEELIRASEAALDEAIKIIHDGVSTVEIGEVIEEAIKERGYKPIVNLSGHGLVRYNSHAPPTIPNVKYEHGVILRTNDVIAIEPFATDGGGKVVESGNVEIYSLIKPKPVRMREAKKLLDEIKKYHGLPFARRWLPRERLNLALRALKNTGVLRDYPILREEDRGLVAQAEHTVIVKEDGCEVTTSSTSKEE from the coding sequence ATGGAAGATGAGTTAGAGTTGGAGTTGGAGCGTATATTAGAGAAATATAAAGCTGCGGGCAAGATTCTGATTGAGGTTAGAGATGCAGCATTGGAGCTGGTGAAGCCCGGAAATCGGCTATTGGATGTTGCGGAATTTGTGGAGAGTAGCATAAGAGATAGAGGAGGGGAACCTGCTTTTCCCTGCAATATCTCAAGGAACGAAGAGGCTGCGCATGCTACGCCCTCAATAGACGATGAAGCGGTATTTGGGGAGGAAGACCTCGTGAAGTTAGATATCGGCGTTCACATAGATGGTTATATCGCAGACAGTGCTGTGACAGTGGATTTGAGTGGCAAATATGAAGAACTGATACGCGCTTCGGAAGCGGCATTAGATGAAGCGATAAAGATAATTCATGATGGCGTCTCCACAGTAGAGATAGGGGAAGTGATCGAGGAGGCGATAAAAGAGAGAGGATACAAGCCCATTGTTAATCTATCGGGTCATGGACTTGTCAGGTACAATTCACACGCTCCCCCCACCATTCCAAATGTGAAGTATGAACATGGAGTTATACTGAGGACGAATGATGTTATTGCAATAGAGCCCTTTGCAACGGATGGTGGCGGTAAGGTGGTAGAGAGCGGCAATGTTGAGATATACAGTTTGATAAAGCCAAAACCTGTCAGGATGAGAGAGGCGAAGAAGCTCCTGGATGAGATAAAGAAGTACCATGGGTTACCTTTTGCGAGGCGCTGGTTACCGCGGGAGAGACTTAATTTAGCACTCAGAGCCTTGAAGAATACAGGTGTGTTGAGGGATTACCCGATTTTGAGAGAAGAGGATAGGGGGTTAGTCGCCCAGGCTGAGCACACTGTAATCGTAAAGGAGGATGGTTGCGAAGTTACCACTTCCTCTACCTCTAAGGAAGAATAA